The DNA region AGGCGTTCCACACGTGGTCAATGGTTGCCGCAGGGGTGGCCTGAACCTCAGGCCACCCCTGCCCTTCGGCTGCCTCGGTGCCAGTTAAGGCAACATAACCCTCGAGTGTCCATGAGCCCATGCTCTACACGAAAACGGAACTGGCCCATCTACGGCATGGTCACAAAAGAGGCCTCGACGTCCTCAGGTATTCGGGCTGTTTTGGCGGGACTCGGCCAGACACCAAAGCCGTATCAATTGACCAACAACGAAGTGGTGGAACGGGGGCGAATTTTGAATCATCAGCGCGTCAATGCAACGTCCTGCGATGGTCCAGGGCGCCATCCAAGGGCAGGGGCAACATGCTGGGCAATGGTGGCGAGCATCCGTGCGTTGTACGCGACGCCGAGTTGATTGGGAACGGTGAGCAGCAGGGTATCGGCAGCCTGAACGGCTGCGTCCTGGCTGAGTTCCTCAGCAATCACATCCGGGTCGCCCACAAAGCTGCGCCCAAAGCGCGACCGGAACCCTTCCAATACGCCGACCTGATCGTTGACGCCTTCATGACCAAACAGCATTCGGTCGGCGTCAGAGGTGATCGGCATGACACTGCGGCTCACCGACACCCGTGGCTCACGCGTCCATCCCGCTTCGCGCCAGGTCTCGCGAAACAGCGCGATTTGCTCGGCTTGCAGTTCGTCGAAGGGCACCCCCGTATCCTCTAAGAGAAGGGTTGAGGACATCAGGTTGAAGCCCTGCTGTGCCGCCCATACCGCCGTGTCACGGCTTCCGGCACCCCACCAGAGGCGGTCTTTCAGGCCTGCGGACTGCGGTTGAATGGTGAGCATTGCCGGTGAGGGCTGCCCACCCGCATCGGCGTGCACGACGGGCGTTCCGCCGATCGCTGCCCGGAACTGTTCGGTCTTGCTTCGGACGTAGTCTGCCAGAGACTGCCCTTCCGCTGGAGCGTATCCGAATGCCTCGTACCCACGGTAGGCGTGTTCGGGAGACCCACGGCTCAAACCAATCTGGAGTCGACCGTCACTGAGCAGGTCAGTGATAGCCGCTTCTTCGGCCATGCCAAGGGGATGTTCATAGCGCATGTCGATGACGGCGGTCCCCAGCTCGATGCGCTGGGTGCGGGCGGCCATGGCGGACAGGAGAGGGAACGGGGAGGACAAGCTCTTACCAAAATGATGGACGCGCAGGTACGCACCGTCCAGGCCGATGCGTTCGGCTTCAACGGCGAGGTCGACGGTCTGTTTGAGAGCCTCAGCGGCATTTGGCGTGTAGGAACCGCGAGTTGCCGGCCAGTGGCCAAAGGTAAGGAATCCGAGGCGTTTGGGGTAGATGGTGGACATGTTAAACCTCAATGAGGGGAGCGTGGGGACTGGTTGCCTGGGTGGCCCGTGGCGCTTGGGTAAGCTTTCGCAGCAAAGCGGTGAGGTGGTGCTGCTCTTCGGGTGTGAGATGGGCGAACTGCCGGGTGTGGAGGGCTTTGAGGCTAAGGATGGCCTTCTCAATGCGCTGCTGACCCTGGGCGGTGAGGTGCAGGTGATTACAGCGCCCATTGACGCGGCGTTCGATGAACTGCTGACCTTCAAGTTTGGTCAGCTGATAGGTGACGTTGCCTTTGGTGACGAGAAGCCGTCCGGCGAGATGCTGCTGGGTGAGGCCAGGTTCAGCATCGATATGGGCGAGAACGTCAAACTCCATGACAGTGAGGCCATGCTGCTCCAAGGTGATCTCGATTTCCTGGAGCGAATGATGGTACGTGCGAGCGATAAGGGTCCAGAGGATCAGGGCATGACGTTCGGCACGCAGATCATGTGTGATGGAGTGCTCCTCCGACATGGTTTAAATTTAAACCTCAGGAGTCGAATCGATTGCGAGCTCATTCACGAAGGGTGCCTGGGTGAACGTGTTGCCTACCGTGGAGCACGGGAAGTTCCCATATGGCTGACTCATCGCTCCAGAGCCTGTCTGCGTTGATGATCTCTGGGACGTCAAACTTGCCATACAGGTCACGGTCCTCGATAGGCCAGTCACCTGACGCTCCCTTCCTGGGCGCCCCAGCCTCAAGAGCTGGCTCCTCTCCAGACCGCCCTCCTCCCATCCCCAGGCTGCGCCAGGACGCTTGTCTCTGGTGTCCTGAGTGGTGGCAAGTTGTTGGCTTTCAAAAAGCAGAGGGGGATGTGAAGGCAGGCCGCCTGAACTTCAGGCCGCCTGCCACACAGTCTCTTGCCCGGTCTTGAAGGCAGCTCGTTGATGGTGCCGACACCATAGAGCGGGAACGGTGGAGCGGGCAGGGTGATGAAGATTCGTGACGCGGGCGTGCACCTCCAGGAAGCCCTGTGCGCATTTTCGTGACCTGAAGCCTCGCTGCTGACGTGCCTGTCTCCGGGTGGGACG from Deinococcus humi includes:
- a CDS encoding MarR family transcriptional regulator codes for the protein MSEEHSITHDLRAERHALILWTLIARTYHHSLQEIEITLEQHGLTVMEFDVLAHIDAEPGLTQQHLAGRLLVTKGNVTYQLTKLEGQQFIERRVNGRCNHLHLTAQGQQRIEKAILSLKALHTRQFAHLTPEEQHHLTALLRKLTQAPRATQATSPHAPLIEV
- a CDS encoding LLM class flavin-dependent oxidoreductase, which gives rise to MSTIYPKRLGFLTFGHWPATRGSYTPNAAEALKQTVDLAVEAERIGLDGAYLRVHHFGKSLSSPFPLLSAMAARTQRIELGTAVIDMRYEHPLGMAEEAAITDLLSDGRLQIGLSRGSPEHAYRGYEAFGYAPAEGQSLADYVRSKTEQFRAAIGGTPVVHADAGGQPSPAMLTIQPQSAGLKDRLWWGAGSRDTAVWAAQQGFNLMSSTLLLEDTGVPFDELQAEQIALFRETWREAGWTREPRVSVSRSVMPITSDADRMLFGHEGVNDQVGVLEGFRSRFGRSFVGDPDVIAEELSQDAAVQAADTLLLTVPNQLGVAYNARMLATIAQHVAPALGWRPGPSQDVALTR